One window from the genome of Montipora foliosa isolate CH-2021 chromosome 5, ASM3666993v2, whole genome shotgun sequence encodes:
- the LOC138002311 gene encoding THAP domain-containing protein 2-like — MVYCAAFDCNNDSRKTTGISYHCFPKDPSLREQWLAKISHADLIISKSTRLCSEHFTPDCYERDLQAELLGSKKRASLKADAVPSIFSHRPAAKKPCLSSENRALEKARQEVNTRGAQLMMQSADTQTPLVCSSHTGTQFEESDIPEEKGTIAEEAVGTLSPEVSPQKEGTYLPSTSGEMSDDSNLESDHEDEKPKVLNPQDDTNTPFTPTLKHV, encoded by the exons ATGGTTTACTGTGCGGCGTTCGATTGCAACAACGACTCAAGAAAGACGACTGGTATATCCTATCATTGCTTTCCAAAAGACCCATCTCTGAGAGAACAGTGGCTTGCGAAAATCTCTCACGCTGACCTCATCATTTCAAAGAGCACCAGGTTGTGTTCCGAACATTTCACACCTGACTGCTACGAGCGTGACCTCCAGGCAGAACTCCTTGGTTCGAAAAAGCGAGCATCTCTGAAAGCCGATGCTGTTCCATCGATATTCTCTCATCGACCCGCTGCGAAAAAGCCTTGCTTATCGTCCGAGAACCGTGCCCTTGAAAAAGCAAGACAAGAG GTTAATACACGTGGTGCCCAATTAATGATGCAATCAGCTGACACCCAGACCCCGCTGGTTTGTAGTTCTCACACAGGCACTCAATTTGAGGAAAGTGACATTCCTGAAGAGAAAGGTACCATTGCTGAAGAAGCTGTTGGCACTCTCTCACCTGAAGTGTCTCCACAAAAGGAGGGTACTTACCTTCCGTCAACATCTGGTGAAATGTCAGATGACTCCAACTTAGAATCAGACCATGAAGACGAAAAACCAAAAGTTTTAAACCCACAGGATGATACTAATACCCCGTTCACACCAACACTTAAACATGTTTAA